The genome window CAGTTCTTATAATATAAAAGTTTGACGTTTCCTTCGTTGTTAAGTTTCTATTGAAACGTTGAGATTTCTATCCGGTGCATGGAAATCTACAGAGAcggtttgttgaatattgaaaagCATAAAGTTGAAATTTATGTTGTCACTGGAATGTTTTCTGCGGTCCACAAGCAGGAATAAGCTGTTCGTCCATCTTACTTCATGCTTCCTTAGCGTTGCAATTCACATGCGCAGCGATACCTGATAAATACGACAacctaataatagtaattaccgTGCGATTAACATGAACATTCCAACGTAtcctcctttttctttattCAGCCAGTATCCTATAGTGACGAGACCTACCGAGAGGACCACCGAAGAACCCACGACCACCGGAAGCGAGAGGAACACTTTATTCTCTACAATCACGTCGGGTTTGAGTTTCACGGAATTTTGGCAGAACAGAAGCTCGGAATCGAGTTCGTTGACCACAGAAGTGCCAAAATCGACAGTTACGTCGTTCACGGAGAAAGGAACATCTGCGCAACCATCCAGAGCGCCGAGTACGGATTTAGAAAACTTTACCGTCCCGTTTACGAGCAGCACCCCTTCGTACCAAATGAATTATACTACCACGAGGACAGTGTTCGAAGAGAGTACTACAGTCAACGAGGATCAATCTTCCACGAAGGAGCAGTCGACGATTACCACGCAAAGTAGCACGGATTGTCAGGGGACATCGTGCACCGGTTCAACAGTGTCACCGGGGCGCAACGATAGCGTGGTAAGCATCTCAAAATCTCATTGTTCGTATTTATACAGCATTACTATGTAAATTCTGTATGCTaggaaattaatagaattttctgttaacactagaactgccgaacaGTCagattgactttttgaaattttctatagaaacttgtaACAGTGTTACGATTCGGATTTCATTTActattcagtttgcctattggtAAATCAGTTCCCGTAGTAATTTCGCAGAGAgttatctattatctttttcataattgtaacaagaagaaatcaggaatgggttaacttgacctctctggtagttctagtgttgaactcGGTAAATTGAATAACAATGTACTGTCATATCGTTATGTCACGATACGACTTGTCATGGGACATCACAGTGCAACTGCACGAATCGCGATGACTGCAAAACTGGCCCAAGCATAACGCGTGCGGCGTTCAATGGGAAATCTTACGTGAGACAGCGCGTCGACGTGAAAATTTTGAATGACAGCAACACGTCCTTAAGGGTCTTCGTCAAGCTGAGAACACGTTTCAAGGACGGCATAATACTGCACGTGTACTTCGACGACGAAAAATACGCGTTGGTGTATTTGGAGTACGGctctttaaaatttcaattctcaTGCGGACTTGAAACTATGCTACTGGGCGAGATAGACTCGCCCATCGATAACGGATACGAAGTGGAGATTGATACAAGGTGCGGTAATATGAATATTCTCAAAATCGTTCGATTAACAATAAGTAATTGCTATAAATGAACTAGAGGTGATTTTGGAAATAGAgattcaacacgttgaatgctatagaatcgaattattacagtccattcaatgaaacgacgattatttgaaaacatttctatattataaataacgttacctaatgcggtgacattcagctagatgagcatgcaataataataatgcgattcaatcaaatgatacaatattacatttcttccgttttctgtattttgctttatgaaatcgtgcggcattcaacgtgttaaacagaatGGTTCACTTATCCGCGAATAGAATTCGCggtttaattttaaacataatggtataatataatagtaatataataatattcgttaATTCGGTAGACTCTCTCCATAAACGATGCATACTTTTATCTTATATACTTTCCCTTCTATACGTAGgttccaatattttattcgaaacgaaACCAATAAGTGCTCGGCTCGATTACTAGTCAACGGGACTACAGCAGTCAGCGGTGAACAAATATTGCCCTTACAGGGAAGCCTTCCGCGACATGCCAATTTACATTTGGGAGGCATACCATTAGTGTTTACGCAATATTTTTCGCACGTCTCTATGGGATTTACTGGTTGCATGGACTCGTTAAAGGTTCGCCTAATTTTTCAGTGAACTTTGTACTAAAGATCAACAGTCTGTCGGAATAAGAATAGAGCAAATACGAAAATGTTTGTTCATGGAAACACGTTTTCTCTCTTTAGTCCACAGACAGAAAATCTCCACCTTTGTATTAAAAGAAACCAAAGAGTTCGTCAGAAATAACCTGAACTTCAAACTTTGAACCACGTTACACGATTTCAATTGTTACATTCGATAAGGGGAAGAcaaatgattaaccccttgccctatttctttctgaactgtgaacgATCTACTttggtattaataatttaagtaaGAGAACATTCCAGTCTTagtctatgtcaacgtgtgctctaaggtatactCATTAATAACAGGGGAATAGCAcgtaatttgcatttaaataaattgaatgatatttacgcttgttaaattctatttgaaatcttcaccacgagtccgacacgacatcgtagggcaaggggctAAAGTGTCATTGCACGTAGCCGTGTCGCGTGTATCCCTCATTATCTGTTACTCTTGCAGGTAAACGATGTCCCGCGTCATTTTATATACGACTCAACAGAAACATTTCAAATCGAAGATTGCGTGTCTTTTCTTTGCCTCTCGAACCCCTGTCAAAATTTCGGTGCATGCGAGGAGACGAATGGTACAGTACGTTGCAGATGTATACCCGGGTAAGATGACCAGTTTTTAATTACCTAATAACAAACGTGATGTTAGATGTTGCACGATATATTAGAACGCAAAGTGTTGTTCGATTGGATAGGTATACAGGCCCATTCTGTGAGCGATCAACCTGCGATGAGAATCCTTGCGCATTGGGCGCAACTTGCGTCAGTTCACCGGGATCAGGTTTCGTTTGTGTTTGCCCCCTTGGAACACATGGACTCCTATGTGAAGAAGGTAATATTGCTGCGGAAAAAATGATCCACTTGAACGGtctatacataattatttttggTATGACAAAGTGATACtgaaggaaaatttattttacttaacgcgttcgctaccagcgcttatttcggtaacggtctcctcaattatattttcttcaatccaataaatcttctaaacaaaatgttagaaaaatgttcattttcattatgtaaaatataggattacagcCGTCGAAAATATGCGACGCTGGCAGAGAACGTGTTAATCAGCTGGAATTCGATAGTTCTACGTTATTATCGAACAACAAATATTCCGCGTTaagaatataacattttatttaatttaacaagttttatttcaattaacaaCGTTTTGAGTCACACCATACGTTTTACCTTGATGTTAAGAAACGCGATAGAAGTTCATCACAAAATTTCAGACACAGTTATAACTCGTCCATCGTTCTCGGTACTGGTACCTGGATTCTCGTCGTACGTCGCTTACGGTGTATCAAATTCAATAAAAGACACTATGGAGCTAAAGATGAAACTTATACCGCGAACATTTGATcaaatatctctaatagcttaCTTAGGGCAAAGTGGATCACGGCAGGATCTGTCGGACTATCTTTCTATAACGTACGTTCGTGGTTACATCATGTTAACCTGGGATTTAGGAGCAGGTAAACTGCAAACGTATTGTAATGtttcgatattaaattttatttcgttttataatgTTACCACTTTTTATAGGTGTACGTAGAATATTTACGAGTGTTCCCCTTAGCGCTACCACTATAACAGCTACAGCAAGTAAAAGTTATATAGCGCACACGGTTCGAGTTGGAAGAAGAGGTCGAGATGCATGGCTTGCTGTAGATGGTATAGGTAATGTAACTGGACGCGTAGTTGGATCCATGACTCGTTTGGACGTATCACCGATTCTTTACATTGGTTCGTtctattaatatcatatttttctttattgaagttgttgtaaattataatataatgaatctGGTAAATATCCCTTAGAacagagaaaaaaattataaaacagcaCTATCTTAAGTGTCTTCTATACAATGTcaataaagcaaaatacactTTCATGAaatgaagtaaaaaaaaaaaaaaacatttttactaCTTAGGTGGTCACAAGTCAAGAAATTTTGAGTCTTTACCCCATGATTTGCCGCTGCACACTGGATTCTCTGGTTGCATATTCGACATTGAAATACGCACAAATAGCGCGATTTATCCAATAACTAGCTCTAGTCCAGCAACCGGTCGTGGTGTCGGTGAATGCCATCGGAATGAATGTATTCGCCATTCATGTAAAAATGGTGCTGTATGTTTAAACCATGGAGCTACGTATAGGTCAGTCCCGTTTTAAACTTAATATACAGTCTTCAGCATTCAACGCCTACGTTGaacattatattcattatttcagtTGTATTTGTACAAAAGAGTGGATGGGTTCCGATTGTTCCATACCAGTAGAAGTATTATCATCTATCAATTCATCTTCTTGTCATTCttcaaattaatgaaatattgttactatttcattatattctaaTATACTCACAGTACAAACATTTTGTACATTAACTGGTGTTTCCATAATCATTTTTCGGCTGACTTGTTACCGAACAAGAGTTCAAATGTACGAATAAAATTGCTGCAGCCAAACGAGCTTGTAAATCATATTTGTTGTGGTCATGATGCCATTCTACAGATCCCCAATGGGAAGTCTGTaacgaaaaaacaaaattaaaaaatgagaaaattaatactattaatctTGTAACATTATTCAATAAacgaattaatataaatacttggAAATCTTCTTCTAAAAGTGTTAGTTTTACTGCTTCTTCTATACTGAGCACTCTTTCCACCGCAGCTAATgtgagaattacagattttattgCATCTACTCCATACATGAAACctataaataaaacagtattatttaccACTTAAAACAGggtatataaatttgtatttctaCACGTGCCCTTACTTTTGACAATGGTCTAAATTA of Nomia melanderi isolate GNS246 chromosome 5, iyNomMela1, whole genome shotgun sequence contains these proteins:
- the eys gene encoding eyes shut, producing MRDARWPTEEFLNERVILIVTVVLVSTIDLTRGLNCSSEPCMYGICLEDANSTHNTYSCYCIDGYTGINCEINWDDCWSNPCLNGGTCNDAVAAYNCTCTEGFVGTNCEQRYSECSNQPCLNNGTCLDYDGITCQCPDGYSGDYCEIDVSVCNDTICKNGGECVEGPGFSFLCRCTKGWTGQLCDEDIDECVMSPCKNGGLCINIPSSYTCACLFGYTGKDCDKAVVPCEENPCRNDAVCLFEDERPVCYCVPDYHGSLCELKYDDCESKFANCENGGTCVDGVNSFACACPEFYSGPFCDQHDLPSTFPTTRETYETDSDRKTTASITFPSRSSTLPETESPLPAASTESSTSFEDISRPYTQWYPFTETLSTTSKTSFFGSTGSSSSSSSSTDSSTFLTEVSSIYSIATKEMPQTETAPLEPRTFPGVSSEISVTSTLKIETDYATEKSSRNESTTTETSYPGTRTSVAISETTPETSSTRYATTTDQYPIVTRPTERTTEEPTTTGSERNTLFSTITSGLSFTEFWQNRSSESSSLTTEVPKSTVTSFTEKGTSAQPSRAPSTDLENFTVPFTSSTPSYQMNYTTTRTVFEESTTVNEDQSSTKEQSTITTQSSTDCQGTSCTGSTVSPGRNDSVCNCTNRDDCKTGPSITRAAFNGKSYVRQRVDVKILNDSNTSLRVFVKLRTRFKDGIILHVYFDDEKYALVYLEYGSLKFQFSCGLETMLLGEIDSPIDNGYEVEIDTRFQYFIRNETNKCSARLLVNGTTAVSGEQILPLQGSLPRHANLHLGGIPLVFTQYFSHVSMGFTGCMDSLKVNDVPRHFIYDSTETFQIEDCVSFLCLSNPCQNFGACEETNGTVRCRCIPGYTGPFCERSTCDENPCALGATCVSSPGSGFVCVCPLGTHGLLCEEDTVITRPSFSVLVPGFSSYVAYGVSNSIKDTMELKMKLIPRTFDQISLIAYLGQSGSRQDLSDYLSITYVRGYIMLTWDLGAGVRRIFTSVPLSATTITATASKSYIAHTVRVGRRGRDAWLAVDGIGNVTGRVVGSMTRLDVSPILYIGGHKSRNFESLPHDLPLHTGFSGCIFDIEIRTNSAIYPITSSSPATGRGVGECHRNECIRHSCKNGAVCLNHGATYSCICTKEWMGSDCSIPVEVLSSINSSSCHSSN